attcaaaaagaaagaaaatctagggtttattattatgaacactcttaaaaaaaaatacaacatcATTAGGCTTTAAATAAACCTAATACAAAGGAATAAAGACTAACTTACCCTActtctaaaagaaaaagagaataattctaatataataaaaaaataagaaacaaaaatagtaactaaataaaactaataataaataactcTAACATCCCCCTACAAACTCATGATGTGGCTACAAGAAGTATCGGTTGTTTGttaaccaaaaaccaaaaacaaggAAGTGGGTATGACTTAGTAAAAAAATCCACAATTTGCaaggaaaaatgaataaaagacAAAGTGAGAGTGTGTATGCTAAAGGTGATGACGAGTAAGGTGTCAATCAATCTCGATATGCTTGACCTTTTCATAAAAGGTGGAGTTGTGAGTAATCTGAATAACACTTTTTTGTCACAATACATTGAAGTAGGACAAGGAAGAGAAACACACATATCAACAAGTAACCAAACCATCTCACTGGTGGTAGACGTCATAGCACAATACTTAGCTTCTGTGGAAGATCAAGAAACAATAGTATATTTCTTGCACTTCCAATAAATAAGACAATCTCCAAAAAATATACAAACTCCAATGGTAAACTTGCAATCTTCAAGATCACTAACCTAGTCAGCATCAAAATAGGCACGTAACTCTAAAGAAGAAGTCGATGAGAATAAAAGATTCTGAAACATAATGCCTTGGAGATATCATAAAATACGAATAACAATAGCCCAATGAACTACAATAGAGAAGCAACAAATTAACTAACAATATGAACAACATAAGCAAGATAAATCAAGTTGTCAACAATAATATGATATAAAGTAGGGTTTGGCAAAGGGTTAccataagaagaaaaatactgAACATTAACCTTAAGAGGAGTATCAACAATCTTAGTATTAGTAAGGTGAGCTTGATTGAGAATATTAAATGTGTACTTAAacagtaaaagaaaataacttttCAGAGAAGAGACTACTTCAATGCCCAAAAAGTATCATAGAACACCTAAATCCTTTATTTCAAAACAGGAAGCCAAATTGGATTTCAACATTGCAATCATATCAATATCATCACCTGTAAtaatcatgtcatcaacatataaagaaagaaaaatgcgACCTGCAAAGATGCACTTAAGAAAAAGTGCAAAATCATGATGACTAAGGTGAAAGTTAAAAGAAGTAAGCGCATCAAAGAACTTTGCAAACCAAGCACAAGGTGCTTGTTTGAGACTGTGTAAAACTTTCTTGAGCCTGTAAACTTTTCTAGGGTTATGAAAAACTTTAGGAGAGAGGACCAcgtagactttttttttttttttttttttaagatcaccattcaagaaggcatttttaacatttaattgaGATATATGCCACTAATGAACAAAAGTAGCTGCAATAAGAGTATGAACAATAGTCACCTTTGTAACAAGAGCAAAAGTCTCCTCATAATTCAGGAGTAATAAGAGTACAAATATGTATGGATAATAATGAGTTGTAGTATCATGTTCATTTCAAGTTGAGGTAAAAAATCGTAATTTTCACGACAAAATCCATTAAACACTATTAGTAAATGTAGTAAAGTTGTATGTGAATTGATGTGAGTAACTGATTAACATGATTCTAACTTGTTAAACTCGTTAACATGATTCTATTCCATTGCacatattaatatgattttaaccatttaacaaatttaaaatttaaaaatatattattgtaaaatattttttagttaattttattttttaaatattaatttgtttaattatttacttttaatcataATATGTTTAGAGTAAGgaaagtaaattaaaattttaattttacaattatttattattctatttaatgttttaattataaaatatgataaatctttataatgaaatatataaaattgtacttaattattcaaaaaatttaactacatgatatttaaaattttaaaaaaatataatcttaataaatttgaatatataaaattaataaattttatattgattaaagGGTCATAAACAAGCTTCATCATTTTTATACTATTAAATAAATGGTTAAATAGATCACAAATGGGTTAGCCAagtaaaacaaacaaatatgatcCACTAAAATTCGTATTGGTTTCGAGATATGTTATCATATCATATCAAAATTACCATCAATACTtattaatatagaaaacattttATCCAATAATTTTTACTTGAAGGAATATTTAATACAATTTAAAAACACCCTCTTCCTCTCCTTCTCAATAAGGTAGAATTCAAAGTGACCAacattataacatttttagttGCAGGAATAATCAACCTGTTTTCTTACTTGCTTTCTAGTTCTATATGGCACATTCCTCATGCTGGAATCACATCTTCTGAAGGTAATGAAAATGTTGGCTTCTTTTTACATACTATCATCGACCCAGCAATAGAGTTCAAATCAAAAGCAgggaaacaaaataaacaagcaATTGCAGTGCAAAGAAACAAAACAGCACAATGTTCAACTTTTGTTAGTGGATCTATATAAGGAAATTGATCCAAAAGGGTTTCTGAAAAGGGCAAAATTCTTCAACAAGAATTTGCTTTTGATCCTCAAAGTCCCAACTGATTCTGAACCTCCAGGATGGTCTTAGCCGAGTCTCTAAGCCTTTGTGCCTCCTCGTCAGTTAGATGCACATTGGTCACACCCAAAATCCCACCCCTGCCCAGCTGTGCTGGCAAGCTCAAGAACACATCACCACCTTCAATGCCGTAGAACCCCTTTGCAAGGACTGAGACAGGATGGATCCTTCTCTGATTTCTAAGTATGCTGCGAGCCAAGCTAGCCGCCGAGTACCCAATTGCCCACGATGTGTAGCCCTTGAGACTGATCACCTCATATGCACTGTCTATAACCGCTTTGTGAATGTTCTCTAGTGTTTCTTTCTCATAGGCAATTTGCTGCTTCTCTAAGAAACTCAGCACGGGCACTCCCCCGACACTAATACTCGACCATAGCGCCACTGAGCTGTCACCATGCTCCCCAACAATATAGGCCTGCACCAATTTTACAAGGATTGCATATGGTAAGGTGTAAGAGTAGTGTATACGTAATCATGAACCATGTTAGTTTTTTATGAACATTAGCATGGTCTTAAAAGCAACAACTAAAGATTATAATGCTAATGATAGCTGACATATAAGACGGTGAGGCCATTGTTTATCATTGAACATCCAGTGAGATTCCCTACACCCACCCTGAATTCTAGGGACAATATACTAACCTCAGTGGCCTTAGTGGAAAGCTGCAACTAAGAAACAGGAACCTGCCCACTAAGGAATAGAATATGGAGATTTTCATTACAAAATTTCTACCTTTAATGCTGTTTGGTGGATTTGGTTGTGGAGAGTGTATGGGAaccaaaatgaatttttcttttctttcttttttcaatttttttcttctcaacacTCATATTTGAAAGggctattttctattttaaaaatactttttctcAGAAAATATTGGCAGAAAAGCAAACACTTTAAATGAAGGTCTAATTTGCTCTCCTCCTTGACCAAGCATCGATGCTCAAATCCAATCTAAGTTTGCTATGTTTCTAAAAACAATCGGCCAAAGCATCAGGTACAAAAGCGAGAAATTCACCTGCACATCCTGAGCGTTGACGTCGAGATGATCGGCGATGAGAAACCGAAACCTCGATGAATCAAGATTCGTGCCCGACCCAAGAACCCGATTTGACGGGAACCCGGAAAGCTTCCAAGCAACATAAGTTAAAATATCCACCGGATTCGAAACGATCAGGAGGATCGAATCGGGCGAGTACTTGGCAAGCGGGGGCACAATGCGAGAAAACAGACTCACGTTTCGCTGCAGCAAGTTCAGCCTGGACTCGCCGGCTATCTGCCGAGCTCCGGCCGTGACAATGCAGAGATCGGATCCGGCGGTGATGGCGTAGTCCACGGAGGCGTGGATCTTGGTGCGGGGCAAGAATGCGGCGGCATGCTGGAGATCGAGCATCTCACCGCGGAGCTTATCGGCGTTAACGTCGACGAGGGCGAGCTCGTCGACGAGGTCTTGGGTGAGTATAGTTTGGGCGATAGCCATGCCGACGTTGCCCACTCCGATGACGGAGACCTTGGTGTGGCGCTTGGTAGGTGAGGGCGGGGCTGTTTGCTGGATGGGTTTGAAGAAGGCTTGGGTGAGGTCCAGGCCTCCTGGGCCTAAGGACGATGCTGAACCACTCTTGTGCATGttgctctctctttctctcccaACTAGTCTTGTCTTGGTGTATGTTGCAGTTGCAGAGAGGTTTTAGGGCTTTATAACCTGAGAGGAATAGGAAAGTGGTACCGTGGGATCATGGCTCCATGGGGTGGTGCCCATTTGGCTTTTCCACGGTCAGCACGATCGATGACCCTACGTTGTTTGTTTCCTGTCAATTTAATTGATTCGCGTCAACAATTTCTTCAACAACTAACattatttattaact
This DNA window, taken from Vitis vinifera cultivar Pinot Noir 40024 chromosome 2, ASM3070453v1, encodes the following:
- the LOC100250615 gene encoding L-lactate dehydrogenase A, which codes for MHKSGSASSLGPGGLDLTQAFFKPIQQTAPPSPTKRHTKVSVIGVGNVGMAIAQTILTQDLVDELALVDVNADKLRGEMLDLQHAAAFLPRTKIHASVDYAITAGSDLCIVTAGARQIAGESRLNLLQRNVSLFSRIVPPLAKYSPDSILLIVSNPVDILTYVAWKLSGFPSNRVLGSGTNLDSSRFRFLIADHLDVNAQDVQAYIVGEHGDSSVALWSSISVGGVPVLSFLEKQQIAYEKETLENIHKAVIDSAYEVISLKGYTSWAIGYSAASLARSILRNQRRIHPVSVLAKGFYGIEGGDVFLSLPAQLGRGGILGVTNVHLTDEEAQRLRDSAKTILEVQNQLGL